The Mycobacteriales bacterium nucleotide sequence ACATTGCGGCGAACTGCGCGCCGAAAGCCATGGCAATGATCAAGCGGCAGGTGATCGACGATCTGGGATCGACGTACGCCGACGCGCTGGAGCGCGCCTACGCCCTCACCGTCGAAGCGTCTCGCGGCGAGGAGTTCCGCAACGCGGTCGAAGCGTTCACACGTGCCGCCGCTACACGCCGAGCGAGCGACCGACGATCTCCTTCATGATCTCCGTCGTACCGCCGAAGATCGTCTGCACCCGCGCATCGAGGTAGAACTTCGCGATCGGGTACTCGAGCATGTAGCCGTACCCGCCGTGCAGCTGGAGGCAGGTGTCGACGACCCGCTTCTGAAGCTCGGTCGTCCACCACTTCGCCATGGCCGCATCGACCGGCGAGAGCCGCTCCTCGTTGAGCTCGAGGATGCACTTGTCGATGTAGTGCCCGGCGATCTCGACCTCGGTCGCCATCTCGGCGAGCCGGAAGCGGGTGTTCTGGAACGCGCCGATCGGCTTGCCGAACGCGGTGCGGGTCTTGCAGTACTCGATCGTCAGCTCGAGCGCCTTCTCCGCGGCCGCCAGCCCGGCGATCGCGATGGCCATCCGCTCCTGCGGCAGGTTCTCGGACAAGTGGACGAAGCCGCCGTGCAGGTTGCCGATGATGTTGGACTCCGGCACCCGGACGTCTTCGAAGATCAGCTCCGCGGTGTCCTGCGCCTTCCAGCCGATCTTGTCGAGGTTGCGACCGCGATCGAAGCCCGGCATGCCTCGTTCGATGCCGAAAAGCGTCAGACCGTGGGCACCCTTGATCTCGTCGGTCTTGACGGCGGTGACCACGAGGTCGGCGTTGATGCCGTTGGTGATGAAGGTCTTGCGACCGTTGACGACCCAGTCGTTGCCGTCCTTGACCGCCCTGGTCTGCATGCCGCGCAGGTCGGACCCGGCTGCCGGCTCCGACATCCCGATCGCCGAGATGATCGAGCCGTCGCAGAATCCCGGCAGCCACCGTTGCTTCTGCTCGTCGTTGGCCAGGCGCGTGATGTACGGCGCGACGACGTCGTTGTGGGTACCGATCGCCAACCCCTGTGCGCCGGCCTTCGTGAGCTCGGTGCGGATGATCGCGTTGTAGCGGAAGTCCTTGATCCCACCGCCGCCGTACTGCTCGTCGATGTCGGTGCCGAGCAGACCCTGCTTGCCCGCCTCGACCCACGCCTCGCGCGGCGCGATGCCGGCCTTCTCCCACTCGTCGTAATGGGGTTCGACGTGGCGGGCGATGAACTCGCGGACCGTATCGCGGAAGGCTTCGTGGTCGGCCGTGTAGAGGTTGCGCTCCATCTAGGAGACGAGCTCGACGAGCGTGGCGTTGGCTGTTCCGCCGCCCTCGCACATGGTTTGCAGGCCGAAGCGCAGCCCGTTGTCCCGCATGTGATGGATCATCCGCGTCATCAGCGCGGCGCCGGACGCGCCGAGCGGATGGCCGAGCGCGATCGCCCCACCGAGCGGGTTCACCCGCTCGAGGTCGGCGCCGGTCTCCGCCAGCCACGCCAGCGGGACCGGCGCGAACGCCTCGTTGACCTCGAAGACGTCGATGTCGCCGATCGCCAGCCCGGTGCGCTTGAGCAGCTTCTCGGTCGCGGGGATCGGACCGGTCAGCATCATCTTCGCGTCGGCGCCGCTGACCGTGCCGGTGTGGAAGCGCACCAGCGGTGTCAGGCCCAGCTCGGCCGCCCGCTCACTCGTGGTGACGATCATGGCCGCCGCGCCGTCGGAGATCTGTGAAGCGTTGCCCGCGTGGATCACGCCGTCCTCTTTGAAGGACGGCTTCAGCTTCGCGAGGCTCTCGACGCTCGTCCCTCGGCGTACCCCTTCGTCGGTGTCGACCGTCCCGGCTTCGGTCCGGATCGGCACGATCTGCTCGGAGAAGGCACCGGCGTCGATCGCGGCGGCAGCGAGCTCATGGGAGCGAGCAGCGTACTCGTCGACCCGCTGGCGCGAGAAGCCCCACTGCTCGGCGATGAGCTCGGCCGAGATGCCCTGGTTGAACTCGAAGTTGTCGTAGCGCTCCAGCACCCGGGGACCGTAAGGGAAGCCGGTCGCCCGCGCCGCGCCGAGGGGCACCCGGCTCATCGACTCCACGCCGCCGGCAACCAGCAGCTCCCGCTGCCCGGACAGGACCGCCTGTGCGGCGTACTCGATCGCCTGCTGGCTCGACCCGCACGCCCGGTTGATCGTCACGCCGGCAATGTGGTCCGGCCACCCCGCGGCGAGCACCGCCCACCGCCCGACGTTGCTGGACTGGTCGCCCACCTGCGACACGCACCCCCACACGACGTCGTCGACGACCTCCGGGTCGAGCCCGGTCCGCGCGACGATCGCGTTCAGGATGTCGGCTGAGAGATCGACCGGATGCACGTCGGCGAGACCGCCATTGCGCTTGCCAATGGGAGTGCGTACGGCGGAACAGATCACGGCGTCGCGCATCGCGTACCTCTCATCTCTGGATTCCGTGGAGCAGCAGGTCCCACAGATCTTCCGCCGGGTCGCTGCCGTCCGCCTGGACCGGGACCCCGCCGATCGTCGCCGCAAAGGCGTTGAACATCGTCGCCTGGAGCATCACGCCGGCGATGCGCGCGTGCGGCAGGCCGGCGCGGATCGACCCGTCCGCCTCCGCCGCGTCGAGCAGGCCGACGACGATCTCGGTCAAGGGCGTGAAGGCGTGCGAGGCCTCCACCGGGTGCTCGGTGAGCAGCTGCTGAGCGAAGGTCGCGAACGCCGGCGCGAACCCTTTCTTCGCGCCGCGGCCCCTCGCCGGGGGCTGGCACAGGTGGTAGTACTCGACGGCGAAGCGCCGCAACGAGTCCAGCGGCGACTGACCGTCCTCGACGACCGCGCGCATCTGCTCGGCGGAGGTGTGGATCGCGTCCTCGAACAGCGCCAGCAGGAGCTCGTACTTGCCGTCGAAGTGCTGATAGAAGCTGCGCAACGACTGGCCGGAGCGTTCGATGACCTCCTGCACGGTGAAGTCCTGGCCGGACTCGCCGTTGACGAGCTCCTGGGCAGCCTCGAGGAAGGCCTTCACCTTGCCTTCGGCGCGCTCCCGAGCCGGATCCAGCACGCGCGCGACCGCCAGCTCGCGCCGTGAGACCGACTTGCGGGAAGCGGGTGGGGTCACGACGGAAGATTACTCTCAGAAGCGAGAACGTCACTCCCGCTCGAGCTCGGCGCGCACCGCGTCGGTGTGCTCGCCCAGCGCCGGCACCACGCCCGGCTGCCAGTCCCACGTGCTCACGTCCGCCGGCGGCCGCAGGCTCTGGAAGCTCCTGCCCGGCGCCTGCGTGGTCACCCAACGGCCGCGCTCCGCGAGCTGCGGATGGTCGAGGACCTCGAGCGGGGTGTTGAAGCGTGCCCAGCCGATGCCGGCCGCCTCGGCGCTCTCGCTCGCCTCCCGGAAGCTCGTTGCGGCGGCCCACGCGGCGATCGTCGCGTCGAGCTCCGCCCGGCGCTCGATGCGCAGGGGGTTGGTCGCGTAGCGGGCGTCCGCCGCAAGGTCCGGTCGTCCGAGCACCTGGGTCGCCAACCGCTGCCACTCGCCGTCGTTCGTCGTACCGATCACGATCGTCTGGCCGTCGGCGGTCGGGTAGGCGCCGTACGGCGACACCACCGGGCTCGACATGCCGATGGGCACCGGATCGCGGCCGGTCGCTCGCGCCTGGTGCAGCGCCCAGCTCATCCAGTCGGTCACCACGTCGAACATGCCGACCGAGATCGCCGCACCCGTGCCGGTCCGCTCACGGGCGAACAGCGCGGCGAGGACCGCGTTGGCCGCGATCATCCCGGTACCGACGTCGGCGATCGTGATGCCCGGCTTGGCCGGATGGCCCGCAGTGCCGGTCACTGCACAGGACCCACCCTCGGACTGGACCAGCAGGTCGTAGGCGCGGGAGGCCTCCCGCGGCCCGCCCTTGCCGTAGCCGCTGACGTCGACCGCCACGAGTCGGGGATGGCGGGCGACGGCCGACTCGGCGTCGAGACCCAGCCGGTGCGCCGACCCGGGAGCCAGGTTCTGGACCAGTACGTCGGCTCTTGCCAGCAGTCGCTCCATGAGGTCACGGCCTTCGGCGGACTTCAGGTCGAAGACCACGGACTCCTTGCCGCGACTGGTCCAGGCGAAGTACGCCGAGACCTCGCCCACCGCGTCGTCGTAGAAGCGAGCGGCGTCGCCGCCGGCCGACTCGACCTTGACGACGCGAGCACCGAGGTCGACCAGCTGGCGGGTGCAGTGCGGCGCCGACACGGCCTGCTCGAGACCGACGACGAGGATGCCCTCCAGTGGCAGCAAACGCTTACGCCCGCTGCAGGACCATCGCGGCGCCCATCCCGCCGCCGGCACACATCGACACGACCCCGATCGACTTGTCGCGGCGAGCGAGCTCGTTCAGCATCGTCACGATCATCCGCGCGCCGGTGGCGGCGATCGGGTGACCGAGGCTTGCGCCGCTGCCGTTGACGTTGGTGATCGACTGGTCGATCCCGAGCTTGCGGGTCACCGCGACCGGTACGGCGCAGAATGCCTCGTTGATCTCCCACAGGTCGACGTCGCCGATCGACAGCCCCGCCCGGGCGAGCGCCTTCTCGATCGCGCTGATCGGGGCCAGCCCGGTCTCGACCGGGTCCACCCCGACGTTGGCCCAGCTGACGACGGTTCCGAGTGGGCGCAGCCCGTGTGCCTTCGCGTAGTCCTCACTGGTCACCATGACGGCGGCCGCCGCGTCGTTGACGCCCGCCGCGTTGCCGGCGGTGACGGTGGCGTTCTCGATCTCCGGGTGCAGCAGCTTGAGCTCACCGAGCGACTCGACGGTGACGCCGCGACGCGGGTGCTCGTCGATCGAGACCACGGTGGTGGTGCCGTCGGCGTTGGTGACGGTCACCGGGACGATCTCCGCGTCGAACCAGCCGTTGTCCTGGCTGGCAACGGCCTGGCCGTGCGTGTAGGCGGCCCACTCGTCGACGTCACGGCGCGTCAGGCCGGCCAGCCGCGCGGTGTTCTCACCGACCGTGATCGACATGTCGAAGGCCGGCGCCTCGTCCGAGGTGGGGTGGCTCGGCGGCATCCACTGCGAAGTGGTGCCGTCGGCGTTCATCTTCACCCCGAACGGCATCGTGCTCATGCTCTCCGTGCCGCCCGCGACGACGACGTCGGCGACGCCGGATCGGATCTGGCCGACCGCGGTCTGCACCGCTACCTGACCTGCCGCGCAGTGCCGGTTGACCGACATCCCGGGGACG carries:
- a CDS encoding CoA transferase, with product MLPLEGILVVGLEQAVSAPHCTRQLVDLGARVVKVESAGGDAARFYDDAVGEVSAYFAWTSRGKESVVFDLKSAEGRDLMERLLARADVLVQNLAPGSAHRLGLDAESAVARHPRLVAVDVSGYGKGGPREASRAYDLLVQSEGGSCAVTGTAGHPAKPGITIADVGTGMIAANAVLAALFARERTGTGAAISVGMFDVVTDWMSWALHQARATGRDPVPIGMSSPVVSPYGAYPTADGQTIVIGTTNDGEWQRLATQVLGRPDLAADARYATNPLRIERRAELDATIAAWAAATSFREASESAEAAGIGWARFNTPLEVLDHPQLAERGRWVTTQAPGRSFQSLRPPADVSTWDWQPGVVPALGEHTDAVRAELERE
- a CDS encoding TetR/AcrR family transcriptional regulator; the encoded protein is MTPPASRKSVSRRELAVARVLDPARERAEGKVKAFLEAAQELVNGESGQDFTVQEVIERSGQSLRSFYQHFDGKYELLLALFEDAIHTSAEQMRAVVEDGQSPLDSLRRFAVEYYHLCQPPARGRGAKKGFAPAFATFAQQLLTEHPVEASHAFTPLTEIVVGLLDAAEADGSIRAGLPHARIAGVMLQATMFNAFAATIGGVPVQADGSDPAEDLWDLLLHGIQR
- a CDS encoding acyl-CoA dehydrogenase family protein, whose amino-acid sequence is MERNLYTADHEAFRDTVREFIARHVEPHYDEWEKAGIAPREAWVEAGKQGLLGTDIDEQYGGGGIKDFRYNAIIRTELTKAGAQGLAIGTHNDVVAPYITRLANDEQKQRWLPGFCDGSIISAIGMSEPAAGSDLRGMQTRAVKDGNDWVVNGRKTFITNGINADLVVTAVKTDEIKGAHGLTLFGIERGMPGFDRGRNLDKIGWKAQDTAELIFEDVRVPESNIIGNLHGGFVHLSENLPQERMAIAIAGLAAAEKALELTIEYCKTRTAFGKPIGAFQNTRFRLAEMATEVEIAGHYIDKCILELNEERLSPVDAAMAKWWTTELQKRVVDTCLQLHGGYGYMLEYPIAKFYLDARVQTIFGGTTEIMKEIVGRSLGV
- a CDS encoding thiolase family protein, yielding MRDAVICSAVRTPIGKRNGGLADVHPVDLSADILNAIVARTGLDPEVVDDVVWGCVSQVGDQSSNVGRWAVLAAGWPDHIAGVTINRACGSSQQAIEYAAQAVLSGQRELLVAGGVESMSRVPLGAARATGFPYGPRVLERYDNFEFNQGISAELIAEQWGFSRQRVDEYAARSHELAAAAIDAGAFSEQIVPIRTEAGTVDTDEGVRRGTSVESLAKLKPSFKEDGVIHAGNASQISDGAAAMIVTTSERAAELGLTPLVRFHTGTVSGADAKMMLTGPIPATEKLLKRTGLAIGDIDVFEVNEAFAPVPLAWLAETGADLERVNPLGGAIALGHPLGASGAALMTRMIHHMRDNGLRFGLQTMCEGGGTANATLVELVS
- a CDS encoding thiolase family protein, with product MRNNVIVAGARTPIARGRKGGLVSVDAFELARVVVPEVIARSGVDAADIDDIVIAENMQGGGVIARHTAVSLGLTNVPGMSVNRHCAAGQVAVQTAVGQIRSGVADVVVAGGTESMSTMPFGVKMNADGTTSQWMPPSHPTSDEAPAFDMSITVGENTARLAGLTRRDVDEWAAYTHGQAVASQDNGWFDAEIVPVTVTNADGTTTVVSIDEHPRRGVTVESLGELKLLHPEIENATVTAGNAAGVNDAAAAVMVTSEDYAKAHGLRPLGTVVSWANVGVDPVETGLAPISAIEKALARAGLSIGDVDLWEINEAFCAVPVAVTRKLGIDQSITNVNGSGASLGHPIAATGARMIVTMLNELARRDKSIGVVSMCAGGGMGAAMVLQRA